GATTTGCTGTATCATTCACTGCAACCTCTTGTACAGAAAGCAAGGGCTGTTTATAAATACTTGTTCCCTCTTAAAGCAACAAATATTTTGCTAATAGCACCAATATTTGCTGATTGGCAGTGCTCCAACCGCATAAGTTAGAAATCCAAAAAACATTCCGATGCAAAGTGAGTTCATTGACCCATTGATCATGTATATACATAGTTGAAGTAGTTTGGCATAAAGAGGCATGTTTCAAggcatcaaaaataaaaagatggcATTCCTACAGCTGGATTTAATAAAATACATGTGTAAAATCATACAGTCAGTTTGGATCAACAATACTATTCATCAAATTAGGTTTACGAAGAATTTTCATTTCTTCGTTAGAGTCATAAGTCATAACCATCTTCTTTTTGTATTAGATCACCAAAGTTGGACTGAGTCATGGACTCATGCTCCTATATAACCAAAATCCATCATCTCATTCAGCAATTCCCAAAAATAATAACTAGCATGATTAGTATTCTGATATTCTGTAGACTAGCTGACTTGGGGTTGCCTTTCCTGCTTTAAAATGCAATGTGGCTTCCTTTCTATTGTGAGGCCTCTTTGTTATTAATGTTTGTTTACACTTTCACGGTCGATATAATCACATCATATTAatcaagaagagagggaaagaaaagtAGCATTGAGAAAGGGTCATGAATTGACTTTTTAAATtatgacatatatatatatatagttttacAGAGGCACCAGATCCACAATTAACTGCATGACTCTTCATTCTGATAGCTTACATGAAATTTAGACTAACCAAGCtctaatattaattttgaagtgATAGAAAATTTTACAGACTAAATTTCACATATTCAAGGGAAAAAGGAATTGAAAATAAGACTATAGCTTCATGAAACAAGCAACAAAATCAGAACTAGATTAACCAAGTTAGGTAAATGATCCTAGGTCAGCAAGCCCTTGAAAGAGTAATATGTTCTAAAAAATGAGGAAATAAAGGAATCAATTACCAGATGAACTTTGTCTGATTTTGGCCCAGTAGGACGCCCACTTGACTTTCCAGATGAGGCCACTGAATTTGGCACTGCTGCTGAGAAAAGACTCTCAAGTTCAGACATATCAAAATCTGGAGCCCTAGCATAGAAAGAATCACAACAAACACGTGAGCCTTCTCTCCAGGAAATCTGTATAAAAACCATAAGTAATTGTGGACAGTCATATACTTTGAGGCTTCATCAGATTTTTGGGCCTCGGCCCACAAACTTCCCTGCATTGCTCTTGTTACTTTAACCCAGTGCAATGGCTTCAAGGCCCTTTTGGCTGATGACTGGGTAGATTGCGTACTCCTAGTACTTGTAGTACGGGCCAAACTCCGTCCTTTCCCACCCAACAAAGCAGCACTCATACCATTAGGAGGCGGTGGAGGAGCACTCATACCATTTGGGGGTGGTGGAGATACCTTACTTCGAGAACCGTTAGACTGAGAAGAGGCAGCACTAGGTCCCTTCAGGGAAGTAAGAAGAGTAGGAGGAGGTGGAACAGGTGGGATGGATGTTGATTGGGAAGTAAGAGCACCAGAATGCTTTGATGAAATTTGAGGTGGTGGTGGGGGTGGTGCTGAAGGTGTAACTGCAGACGGTGCAAGCCCAGTAcatggaggaggaggtggtggggCAGGAACTCTAGCTCTCTCGTTTGTCTTCTTTAAAGACTGAGGGGAAGGACAACAGGTTGGTAAGGAAATCAGAGgtgggggaggaggaggtggagtcGGTAATGACATGTTGGATATGTTTCTAGAGGATAGCTGATTTTTAGGTAGAACACAAGCAGTTGCATCAGGTACCAAAGGTGAAAAAGCTTCGTCATTTGAAGGTGaggaaggaatggaggtatcaGTTATTGAAGATGAAACCTTCTGAGCAGGTGGTGGTGCACTTTGTGGAATTGACCTTGTTGGTGTCACAGACAGCAGTTGcggtggaggtggtggtggcAGTGGTGGTTTAGAAGTGGTGATGGCAGTAGCAGCAGTTGCACTAGCATTTGTACCCATactaggaggaggagggggaggaagaggtggaggaggagttaCTGTAATCTTTTGACTAGAGCTTGCTGAAGCAGGTAATTGTGGTGGTGATGGTTTAGAAGAAAGGTTGGTTCCAGAAGGTCCAGAAGTTGAACCAGTCGAAAGGGACAGAGCAGGAGAAATTATTGCTGAATGAGAAACTTCAGACATTCCAAATGCAGCATGATCATGCAGAAGAGCTGTAATGCCAAGAGCTGAAGGTGCACTATTATATCTTGAAACATGTGAAGGAGAGCCTGGCAGAGAATTGCAAGAAAAAGAGGGACTAGACCGAGATGCTGGAATACGTTGAGATATTATTTTAAGCTGAGAAGGATGTTGTCGAGCAACCTGCAGGTCAGGGAGCTGAGTATTTTGGTTCTGTGAGATGGAATCAGGAGAATGGGTAGGCAATGTAATTGATTTTTGCCTCCGGGTTGAGGGTAATAAGTTCTTGGTTTCATCACCAGTTGCATCAGATTTGACTTTTTCTTGAAGCATTGATTTTTGTGGCATATTATCAGCCTGTACTTTCTGTGGAGAATCTGTGTCCCGCTTTTCCTGGAAAGCATTTGCTGAGGTAATTTGCGGCAGAACATGCATTGCAGCATCTCCCTTTGCATCTAACCAATCCACATTGCTAAAGATTTCTTGCACTTTTGCAAATGCTTCAACTGGAAGCCCTTCTTTCTCCTCACCAATAGCCAGATTCATAGTGATTTCTGAATTAGCTGAATCCATTTCGGAAAGAAGAACcttcaaacaaaaaaagaaatctgCTTATGACTGAAAGTTTTGATGAGAACTAATCTATTCAGGGACAGAAGAGTGATACAGACCTCGACTCTAAAATCCTTTGGAAACCTATCTTTAGCATCCCACAGAATATCAAGTTCATCACGGTTTAGCATCAAAATATTGGACCTAATGAAGGCTGTATTGAACATGACCCTAAACATCATTATTTCACGCTCCAGATCCTCATCTAAGCTGATGCACTCAAGTACAACATCTCCCTGAATGTGGCAGTGAATGTCAATCTTAACTAGTTCACAATCTGCCTGCATCCATGAACAAAATAAGTGAAATGCCATAACCTTATATTTTATGAATGGTGAAGTTGAGTTCAAAGGCAGTCCAAATTCAGTAATAGCAGTCCAAATTCAGTAATAGTAATCTCACACTTCATAGGTATGAAACCTTGTTCAAAATACAAGTCTGTTGGAGAAAGAGGACTTTTGATGGGGTTGTCCATATCTCTACCAACATAAGCAACCAAGTTTCTAGTGTAACTAGTATATCAAATTATTAGCAGGGCTACCGCATGCAAATCAACTTCAACAATCCTTctcagaaagttgattttgagAACTTCGGCTTACTGGAGCAAAAGTTTTGTTGTATAAAGCAAGGTAatataaaaactattgcaatctTATAATGTCCAATCTATACAAAAATGACATGACTCGATGAAGCAAATCCGAAATCACCTGTTTGTAAAGCCGAACGAGTTTGCTCTTCTTGGGTGTGGAGAACAGAACTTTAGGTGTCCGATCCACAGCAATTAATGGATCTTGACCATAAATCCGAAAAATTGGCCGGCAGCCACCCTCCCCATCAAAGTTAGGAATAATCCTAAGAATGACACAATCCAAAGTTAGCGCCCGGTCAAGCGGAGGCCACTCTGAGCCAACATTTCTCCTCGATATATAATGCAAGTATCTCAGCTGAGAAGGCAAAGGATTCAGTGGCGACAGCAACTGCAGGAGCTCGCGGGGGGCTTGCTTGTAAATCATGTCCAATGTTTTTTGCTCACCCGTGTACTGCTTTCGGTAGACCAAAAGTGCTGCTAACATGAAAGCCAGCACTGGCCATCCACCTCGCTCACAGTGCATCAACAATAGGTTTTGCAGACCTAGACAGAGCCAACTCTCACTTGACCTTAGGAAATGGTGAATCATTTCCATTGTGAGCAATGGACAGCCTTCATAGTGCCGGGGGTAATCCATCACAGTCATGTCGTACTCTGATAAAATGGTAGCTATCTGGCTTTGATTTTCTCCCTCCCGAAAGTTGAACACCATGAAGGAGGCATCAGGGAAATGATCTCGAAGCTGCGCCACAATGCCACCCATGTAGACTTTGTATTCATCTTCTTCCAATACATCAGTTGTGAAGCAGGAATCAAACACTGCAGGTAGAGAGGACAACAGCTCTTGATAAAAGTTTTCTATTAAGCAACACTTAAAGAGCCTATCCATCCCCGGAACAAATAGGAATCAAATAGTCCTGTAAAGACGGCTAGTGTCTTTATAGGGTGAGAGTAGGGAAATACTCTTTTCCTCTGGAATCAACATTACGATTCAATATTTAAAACCAATGAAAACAATGATAATCCAACGAACGTGTTTTACTTACGATGAccattaaaattagaaaataaaatccgACAACTAGACATAAATCATTTAGATGGAATTCCAAAAATGTCAATATCTCCAAGTTCGAAACATACATAAGCTCCTCCAAAGGAATCCCAGGATTAAATCGTCTCCATAAAGGCGCAAACAAATCGCAATATCCAAAACATTACATGAGAATTATAAACACGAAAGAGATTTAAACTTTCTCTCAAAACAAAGGAAAAGATTCGATCTTTCGCTCAAAATGAAGAAAAAGGTCCAATCTTCTCTAGAAAAAATCGGATTACAAACCAATTTAAACAAAATAACATCAGAAAAAGTCAGATTAAACTCTAATGCAGCATtcctaagaaaagaaaaaagaagggaacTCGAGCATACCGTAAACTCTCTCGGAGATCTCCAGAAGCCCATCGGGCGGCTTTCGATAGAAGAACTTCCGAAACAGCGCCATCTACCAGATCAAGTCAAATCAGATGAAAAACCCAATACCAACAACTATTTGGGCAAAAATGGCAACACCCAGAACccctagaagaaggaatagagctCAGCCCGGCTCTCCTCGGCCACAAAAGATcggaaaaaggggagatcacaGGGGCAGAAGAGGAAACAGCTATCAAAGGTTTCTGGAGTTGAGAGTGTGGATTCGGGAACAGAGCATAGATTTTGCCGCGGCTTTAAGGAATCCCTCActactttttcctcttttttttcttctttttccctaTTTTAATCCCATCTCTGGTACTTTTGAGCCCTCGGCTTTGaataaaaaggcaaaaaaaaaggggattatttatgcttaattaatgagaaaatcaaatttttggagagattaaaggaaaaaaataagcgGAAAGGGGACTAGGGAGGAAGGGAGATCTAGGATTCTCCGAATCGTCTCTCTCGCTTTCGCTTGCTTTCACTTCTACGGGAAGAGACGATGACGTGTGATTTTTTTATTGTATATTTCTCTTTTTCCCTCGGATGCTGATATTTGCACCCACTGTTTTTTTCTTACTCCGCCTACCGTAGTAACTATTAACAACGGTAATGATTTTAAACTAAAAATACTTTCTTGTTTTGGACACACTGTTGTATCGAAATAATCGAATGCTCCATTTTCTCGCCATTTACCAGAGCAAGGAGATAGTGACAAGAGGATGATGCATCGAATCAAAATACTTTATACATTAGTTTCCAAATTGTTATAATACAATGAATGGAGCTATGGaaatattatatatgtatatatataagatAAAAGTATCCTATTCTAGTTATTAGTTAGGAACAAATATAAGCATTTGATTTTATTTCAACATCCATTTGCTTCCTTcatgtaataaaaaaataaattttataatgtAATTGCGAATAATAATTTTGCTGAGTTAATAATATTGAATTTAACATAGTATCCATATTCAAACTATATAACCAAAACTATTCTATCTTATAAATTAGATGCAAGAAAGACAAATCTATCTTgtgaaatataataatttattcATGTATTTTCTTCTATATGATTAAACTCATTCTTAACCTTCTTAATTAGATCTATTGTATTGAATGGATCAAGTATCATCAAACAAACCTAATGCATCTGTTGctatatttgaatttaaatctaaATTCATAGCTTTGAGATAATAAAATTCAATCCAATTAAAGTTATAGAATAGCTACCATTATTGATCCAATATTTatcttagttttttgaattaaaaatgaTAGCTATTGTAAAAAGGTATTACTCTAGTTGCCAATAAAAatgtttttatattaaaatatcataaattaataaaaatatatgaaatacaTTTTGTACTTTGGtaaatactgaaaaagaacAAGCACTACTTATTGTaactatttgaaaataaagTTACAAATGGCACATAAAAAATAGGTCGGTACTGAATGAAGATATAAAGGGTGGAGCAGGTTTCGTCATCAGAGATCCGAACTCTAAAGTTGTGGCTGCAAAAAGCTGTCAGTTATTCGATTGCACGGTTTTCGGTGCAGGGCGGCTTGGACGGGTCTTCGACGTACTCAGCAGTCCTATCAGCTAGTTCAGTCATTTTGGAAGGTAACTCGATCACGGTCATCAGTTGGGTCCAGAGAGGTTCAAGGGTCACTACCGGTGACCATCCCTTGCTTCGTGATATCTGGATGATAATGAGAAGTAGCGTTGTTCAGGCTAAGCATGTGTTTCAAGAAGCTAATGAGGCTGCAGACTAGATGCTCGCCTACGTGGCCAACCCTTCCGGCAGCACCGTGTGGATCGGAGATGAGAAGCTGCTACGAGAgcttcatgatattttattttctgattttattaggTGTATTCGTGCATGCGTTGTATAAATTACCCGTCgtagccaaaaaaaataaaaaaaataaagttacaaatgataaataaaaaaattataatattattttgttaTTGTACTTGATGCATGAAAGGTTTGCGATAAAGGGATGCCCTTGATTTAAAAGCACCGGCGAGAAGGACAAAAGTGGTGCGTTTTCTATAAAGAAAAGAGAGTATATCTAGAAAACCTTTGGATCATCCTATTTGTTATCCTATGCGTCGCTTTTATCATGAAGTGACTGACGTGTTAGTGCCGGCACGTGTGCTTCGTGATGGACGACAAAAAGCGCCCTCGTCTCATTAGCGACGGGGTATTTTGGTCTTCTTGAGAAAAAGGGCGGGGGACAAGGGTATTACTGGAAAAACGGGTGGAAGAAGAGCTTGCACGCTACACTAGCCCAGACCTACCGGTAAGTACGTGTGCACGGAACTATACACGTGGCACCAAGAGGTGTATCGTCTATGAACTAAAATCTGAAGAACAACGTCAGATTACTAATATCATGTGCTATTGGGAataatgtaatattatattattagcaTACACATGATTATGAGGTAACAGATATAGATACATAtgcatttaaatataaaaaactaGTTTATTTTCTTTGCAGTAAGAATTGTTGCGAGCTTCGTAACTATAGTCATGACTCATGATCAGTTTGGCATTGATCAAAATATGCTGATTATGCAAAATATAAAGTTTTAATTACATCAAATTTGTTACATTGAATCAAAGAAAAGATAAGAgctatttatattatttatgacAACAAAATAATTTGTCCAACTACATACAATATCGACAAGTTAATAAGCCATATCAAGAGATAAGTCAGTCTGTCACGTTAGTCAACATATCAGTCTACTATATCGGCTTGTAAGTTGTTATGTTAACTCCTAATCTGCTACATCAGCTTCTGAATTATTATAATAACTCGTATTCTACTACATCAGCTCTTGATCTACCACGACGTCAGCCTTTGAGCTGCTATGTCGGCTTTTAGTTTATCACGTCAGTTTCTGAGCTGCTACTTCAACTCTTgatttaatatattaatttctaGGTATATTCGTTATCTAGTTTTCAAATTCAAGTTGACACTTATAGTACGATCTTAAGTTTGAGGGAGgatgttagcataattttagagtTCATATAACAACTTGTATTAGctcatattatttttctttattagcatgatcctATATCgatcaatattatttttctttgataaCATGATCTTATTAGAGTGATTTTATGCATCACATAACAACTTGTATCAgcgaatattatttttctttattagcataATCTTATATCAGTTTATATTATTACTTTTGATATGGAGTTTGTATACGATTATTTATAACTTCTGAGATATATCGaatataatgaaataaaaaaataaaattattattttttatttttttataaatatttcaatgatacctaaaaaaaaactttcaatatCCAAAGGGTAGATCTTGCCCCAGTGGTCTCTCTCTCATAAATCAAGAGATTGAATGAAAAACATGTTTGTCTTATTTCCTAAGAAAACAACTTTTGCAAATTTTACGGCCTTCGTGTTACACAAAAATAGGTTTGAAAATTAACTCTTTTGATAAAACTCACAAATCCACAAAATTAGGCTTCGTGTCGAAAAGCTTTTGGGTCATCTCAAACCAGCCCTTATACTAAGTATGTCCTGCCATTTTGCTCATCTATGAGGATAACGGTTTTGTACATCAATTTGTTGGCAATGAcacaaaattattttatttttaattactttttatTTATCACATCCCatcaatatttatatatatacacgaTTGAATTAAGTCTTACAAAACTAGATTAATAAACCGAATAGGCCCACTTTACCCACTTACAAAAAGGTGTTAAGCGTGGAATACCGGAAACAAGTCCGACCCCATTAATTTGCATTGGCCAATCATTTGTTCGTACCTAACAAAGCCGACAGGAAGTTTGGAACAATGAAAACCATCAAGATGACCACTAAAATTCCTCCCAAGTGGTATGACAAAAAAGGGCCCCTCTGTGTCCTTTAATTGTAAGTATTGTTTTATAATTTTAACCATCAAAGCACCAGCATTAAATTAATCTTGCTCGGCAGTGGCAAACCTTTCTTTTGGCCTGGTGTTATTTTGGCTGCCGCCAACCAGGCTCAGGTGTTAGTACAACTAATAGAGTCGAAAAATAGAAGATGATGTAGAGATGAAAGAGCAACTATATGGCATATTCAGAGGACCTCTTCTGATACACATGCACGGCCTAAAAAATGCTGTAATCTCTAGCCAACTAACGAATGTCGCAAAACAGCGGGTGTCCACCCCCTATTGCTCCTCATTTTGTATTTACTCGATCATCGTAGTCGAGTCCCCTTCAAGATAGATACTATCAGCCTTCAAAATTCGTTTTGCGTAGGTAATAATACCCTCTTATGCTATCCTGAGTTTTACCCCTATGGCTGTCATCTCAAAGATGTGTCATCCTCTAACAACAATCAACCTACAATCACAAAATTCATATCTTCTTTGTCTCTACCAACAGACATGCTACTAGTAAAATTTACTTTGAGATGGCCAGAAGATGGAGGCTCCCAGGAGATAAGGCTAGAAGTCTTTAAACACACGCGTTGTGTTGCACGAGAATGCTTGTCTATGTCTACAGAAGGATTTGTTTATCACGTTGTGGCTCCTTAAGGCTCCCTCGGTGGGTGGCATCAACAATTTCGATATCATGAGAAGAGGAGTAGTTTGCAAATAAAAGTCCGGAGCGTCCTTAATTAGTTAATGGCATCGGATTGGATAGCAGGAGGCCCACAAGAAAGTTGATGAAGTAGCGGTTCCGACAGCTGGCAGATGAGGATAAATCAATGAAATATCCCTGGTTCCGGCAGCTGGAGCCTGAATTCAGGCCCGAAACGAGTCCGGCATATAGCCCGAGATCTAGCCCAAAAAAGTTACATAGATGATGTGGTTTGACTTCTGATGCAGTGCTCGATCGAAGATTAAATTCACCTATGAATTTGGGCTAGCTATGCTCTAAATTCTTATTATCTCGATGTTTCAAATAGTCCCGATCCCTTAAACATCTTCTTTGATCGGATAGGATTCTCTCCTAACATCTTTGAATATCCTCCATGGCTCTACGCCTCCACCAATCCATCATCTTCGATAGCTGGCCACCGTTCTAAGCAAGCAAAGGCGAGatcccatccacacacacacatatacatatacatatatatatacacacacacacacatatacatatacatatatatatacacacacacacacatatacatatacatatacatacatacatacatacatacatatacatacatatacatatacatacatatatatatatatatatatatatatatatatatatatatatatatatatatatatacatatatatatagacacacacacacatatatacatatataaatacacacacacatatacatatacatacatacatacatacatacatacatacatacatacatacatatatatatagatatatatataccatCGCCATGGAGAAAGTACGGCATTATTAAAGAATGAGTATCTTAAgacaaagaaataaaaataaaaaaaggaattaatagataaaaattaagttaaaaaaatgacagaaaaaaatacaaactactaaaaaataaaataaaaaataaaaataaaaataagatataaaatataattgagagtcaaaagagaagaaatatataaaaatgataaaataaaaagGGCAAGAGATCTCTGAATCCATTAGTGAAAATGTACTGCTCCATTTTTAAGAGTCAATCACGTGAAAACTTTccaattatatataaaaaagaagaagagaagataaaTAATAGAAGATAGAGATAAGAGATACAGACTTATATCCATCACCTTCTACAGGGAAAAAAATCACAATATTACAGGACAAGTGTcgcaaaaaataagaaaaagaattaacaagttaaaattaaaatttaaaaaataaaaatgatatgaaatacaaagttttagaaaaataaaattaaattaagaaTAATGCAAAAGGCCAAATAAGATATAGAATATAAAACATTAAAtataaaagtaaaattaaaattaaaaaaatataaaaatagta
This region of Phoenix dactylifera cultivar Barhee BC4 unplaced genomic scaffold, palm_55x_up_171113_PBpolish2nd_filt_p 001567F, whole genome shotgun sequence genomic DNA includes:
- the LOC120104002 gene encoding formin-like protein 18, with the protein product MALFRKFFYRKPPDGLLEISERVYVFDSCFTTDVLEEDEYKVYMGGIVAQLRDHFPDASFMVFNFREGENQSQIATILSEYDMTVMDYPRHYEGCPLLTMEMIHHFLRSSESWLCLGLQNLLLMHCERGGWPVLAFMLAALLVYRKQYTGEQKTLDMIYKQAPRELLQLLSPLNPLPSQLRYLHYISRRNVGSEWPPLDRALTLDCVILRIIPNFDGEGGCRPIFRIYGQDPLIAVDRTPKVLFSTPKKSKLVRLYKQADCELVKIDIHCHIQGDVVLECISLDEDLEREIMMFRVMFNTAFIRSNILMLNRDELDILWDAKDRFPKDFRVEVLLSEMDSANSEITMNLAIGEEKEGLPVEAFAKVQEIFSNVDWLDAKGDAAMHVLPQITSANAFQEKRDTDSPQKVQADNMPQKSMLQEKVKSDATGDETKNLLPSTRRQKSITLPTHSPDSISQNQNTQLPDLQVARQHPSQLKIISQRIPASRSSPSFSCNSLPGSPSHVSRYNSAPSALGITALLHDHAAFGMSEVSHSAIISPALSLSTGSTSGPSGTNLSSKPSPPQLPASASSSQKITVTPPPPLPPPPPPSMGTNASATAATAITTSKPPLPPPPPPQLLSVTPTRSIPQSAPPPAQKVSSSITDTSIPSSPSNDEAFSPLVPDATACVLPKNQLSSRNISNMSLPTPPPPPPPLISLPTCCPSPQSLKKTNERARVPAPPPPPPCTGLAPSAVTPSAPPPPPPQISSKHSGALTSQSTSIPPVPPPPTLLTSLKGPSAASSQSNGSRSKVSPPPPNGMSAPPPPPNGMSAALLGGKGRSLARTTSTRSTQSTQSSAKRALKPLHWVKVTRAMQGSLWAEAQKSDEASKAPDFDMSELESLFSAAVPNSVASSGKSSGRPTGPKSDKVHLIDLRRANNCEIMLTKVKMPLADLMSSVLALDDSALDVDQVDNLIKFCPTKEEIELLKGYSGDKESLGKCEQYFLELMKVPRVESKLRVFSFKIQFHSQVADLSGHLNVVNSASEEIRSSVKLKRIMQTILSLGNALNQGTARGSAIGFRLDSLLKLTDTRARNNKMTLMHYLCKVLVDKLPELLDFPKDLVSLEVASKIQLKSLAEEMQAISKGLEKVEQELTASENDGPVSQTFRETLKQFLVVAETEVRALTSLYSNVGRNADALALYFGEDPARCPFEQVVSTLLNFVRMFVRAHEENCKQLELEKKKAKKEAENEKMKLNTFKKEPENVSRSPTKSANT